One window from the genome of Onychomys torridus chromosome 20, mOncTor1.1, whole genome shotgun sequence encodes:
- the Amdhd1 gene encoding probable imidazolonepropionase isoform X1 produces MANSHRLLLENAQQVVLVCARGERFLAGPALRSLAVLEGASLVVGTDGFIKAIGPADAIQRQFSGETFEERIDCSGKCVLPGLVDAHTHPVWAGERVHEFAMKLAGATYMDIHQAGGGINFTVQHTRQASEEELFRSFRSQLQCMMRAGTTLVECKSGYGLNLDTELKMLRVIERARRELQLGLSATYCGAHSVPKGKTAIEAADDIISYHLPRLKELRENGELHVDNIDVFCEKGVFDLETTRRILEGGKKMGLQINFHGDELHPMKAAELGAELGAQAISHLEEVSDEGIAAMAAARCSAILLPTTAYMLRLKQPRARKMLDEGVVVALGSDFNPNAYCFSMPMVMHLACVNMRMSMPEALAAATINAAYALGKSHTHGSLEVGKQGDLVIINASRWEHLIYQFGGHHELIDYVIVKGKVIYKK; encoded by the exons ATGGCGAACAGCCACCGCCTCCTGCTGGAGAACGCGCAGCAAGTGGTGCTGGTGTGCGCCCGCGGCGAGCGCTTCCTGGCCGGGCCGGCGCTGCGCAGCCTGGCGGTGCTGGAGGGCGCCAGCCTGGTGGTGGGCAC ggATGGGTTTATAAAAGCAATTGGCCCTGCTGATGCTATCCAAAGACAGTTTTCTGGAGAAACCTTTGAAGAAAGGATCGATTGCTCTGGGAAATGCGTCTTACCAG GTTTGGTGGATGCGCACACACATCCCGTGTGGGCTGGTGAACGAGTCCATGAGTTTGCAATGAAG TTGGCAGGGGCCACGTACATGGACATTCACCAGGCCGGAGGAGGGATCAACTTCACGGTGCAGCACACCCGCCAAGCCTCGGAGGAGGAATTGTTCCGCTCCTTCCGGAGTCAGCTGCAGTGCATGATGAGGGCCGGCACCACCCTGGTGGAGTGCAAGAGCGGTTATGGCCTGAACCTGGACACGGAGCTCAAGATGCTGCGCGTCATCGAGCGCGCCCGGCGGGAGCTGCAGCTCGGCCTCTCTGCCACTTACTGCGGGGCTCACTCGGTCCCCAA AGGAAAAACCGCCATTGAAGCTGCTGATGACATCATCAGTTACCACCTACCAAGGCTGAAAGAACTCAGAGAAAACGGGGAGCTACACGTTGACAACATAGATGTGTTCTGTGAGAAAGGTGTCTTTGATCTGGAAACCACCAGAAGGATTCTTGAAGGTGGGAAAAAGATGGGGTTACAGATCAACTTCCACGGGGATGAGCTCCACCCGATGAAGGCTGCCGAG CTCGGGGCTGAACTAGGAGCGCAGGCAATCAGTCACCTGGAGGAGGTCAGTGATGAAGGCATCGCTGCCATGGCCGCGGCCAGGTGTTCCGCCATCCTTCTGCCAACCACGGCCTACATGCTGAG GTTGAAACAGCCTCGAGCCAGGAAGATGCTGGACGAGGGAGTCGTAGTTGCCCTGGGCAGTGATTTCAACCCCAATGCATATTGCTTTTCAATG CCGATGGTCATGCACCTGGCCTGTGTGAACATGAGAATGTCCATGCCAGAGGCCTTGGCCGCTGCCACCATCAATGCGGCTTATGCGCTGGGGAAATCCCACACACATGGATCTCTGGAAGTTGGCAAGCAGGGGGATCTCGTCATCATCAATGCATCCAG ATGGGAACATTTGATTTACCAGTTCGGCGGCCATCATGAATTAATTGACTATGTTATAGTTAAAGGAAAAGTCATCTATAAAAAGTGA
- the Amdhd1 gene encoding probable imidazolonepropionase isoform X2: MANSHRLLLENAQQVVLVCARGERFLAGPALRSLAVLEGASLVVGTDGFIKAIGPADAIQRQFSGETFEERIDCSGKCVLPGLVDAHTHPVWAGERVHEFAMKLAGATYMDIHQAGGGINFTVQHTRQASEEELFRSFRSQLQCMMRAGTTLVECKSGYGLNLDTELKMLRVIERARRELQLGLSATYCGAHSVPKGKTAIEAADDIISYHLPRLKELRENGELHVDNIDVFCEKGVFDLETTRRILEGGKKMGLQINFHGDELHPMKAAELGAELGAQAISHLEEVSDEGIAAMAAARCSAILLPTTAYMLRLKQPRARKMLDEGVVVALGSDFNPNAYCFSMPMVMHLACVNMRMSMPEALAAATINAAYALGKSHTHGSLEVGKQGDLVIINASRKW; the protein is encoded by the exons ATGGCGAACAGCCACCGCCTCCTGCTGGAGAACGCGCAGCAAGTGGTGCTGGTGTGCGCCCGCGGCGAGCGCTTCCTGGCCGGGCCGGCGCTGCGCAGCCTGGCGGTGCTGGAGGGCGCCAGCCTGGTGGTGGGCAC ggATGGGTTTATAAAAGCAATTGGCCCTGCTGATGCTATCCAAAGACAGTTTTCTGGAGAAACCTTTGAAGAAAGGATCGATTGCTCTGGGAAATGCGTCTTACCAG GTTTGGTGGATGCGCACACACATCCCGTGTGGGCTGGTGAACGAGTCCATGAGTTTGCAATGAAG TTGGCAGGGGCCACGTACATGGACATTCACCAGGCCGGAGGAGGGATCAACTTCACGGTGCAGCACACCCGCCAAGCCTCGGAGGAGGAATTGTTCCGCTCCTTCCGGAGTCAGCTGCAGTGCATGATGAGGGCCGGCACCACCCTGGTGGAGTGCAAGAGCGGTTATGGCCTGAACCTGGACACGGAGCTCAAGATGCTGCGCGTCATCGAGCGCGCCCGGCGGGAGCTGCAGCTCGGCCTCTCTGCCACTTACTGCGGGGCTCACTCGGTCCCCAA AGGAAAAACCGCCATTGAAGCTGCTGATGACATCATCAGTTACCACCTACCAAGGCTGAAAGAACTCAGAGAAAACGGGGAGCTACACGTTGACAACATAGATGTGTTCTGTGAGAAAGGTGTCTTTGATCTGGAAACCACCAGAAGGATTCTTGAAGGTGGGAAAAAGATGGGGTTACAGATCAACTTCCACGGGGATGAGCTCCACCCGATGAAGGCTGCCGAG CTCGGGGCTGAACTAGGAGCGCAGGCAATCAGTCACCTGGAGGAGGTCAGTGATGAAGGCATCGCTGCCATGGCCGCGGCCAGGTGTTCCGCCATCCTTCTGCCAACCACGGCCTACATGCTGAG GTTGAAACAGCCTCGAGCCAGGAAGATGCTGGACGAGGGAGTCGTAGTTGCCCTGGGCAGTGATTTCAACCCCAATGCATATTGCTTTTCAATG CCGATGGTCATGCACCTGGCCTGTGTGAACATGAGAATGTCCATGCCAGAGGCCTTGGCCGCTGCCACCATCAATGCGGCTTATGCGCTGGGGAAATCCCACACACATGGATCTCTGGAAGTTGGCAAGCAGGGGGATCTCGTCATCATCAATGCATCCAG